In Amycolatopsis jiangsuensis, the following proteins share a genomic window:
- a CDS encoding aldehyde dehydrogenase family protein → MDEVAKAVEACARAAKAAAPSLAAAGAEAVDAALLNMAERLAGHRDVVLEANRADVAKAQSEGMSAGLLDRLTITPERLDGMAGQLRLLAGAPHQERSVDVSTLDGGLRLIERRRPVGVIGANYEARPNVTVDVASQLVKSRNGGVLRTGSAALGSAQRLRDTVIAPALEDAGIDPDVVQLVPRVEREAASALVRLPELVPLVILRGSGDSTRALATEAAVHGVRTLAHADGGGVLYVDAAADAGKARDLVYSSLDRLGVCNRLNLLLIHEGVHGAVWPSIESALAERGVTPSLAPHEHPIGYEWALDAEQEATVTVEKVGGLADAVEIANERTSGLAAGIATEDPAAAEAFFDGYTGTGVFWNAPTRLLDGFTLLAVPETGINLDRVPGPRGPVTYTDLYVRQYAVLPA, encoded by the coding sequence ATGGACGAGGTCGCGAAGGCCGTCGAGGCGTGTGCGCGGGCGGCGAAGGCGGCCGCGCCGTCGTTGGCGGCGGCTGGGGCCGAGGCGGTGGACGCGGCGCTGCTGAACATGGCGGAGAGGCTGGCCGGGCACCGGGACGTGGTGCTCGAGGCCAACCGGGCCGACGTCGCCAAGGCGCAGTCGGAGGGGATGAGCGCCGGGCTGCTCGATCGGCTCACCATCACCCCCGAGCGGCTCGACGGGATGGCCGGGCAGCTCCGGCTGCTGGCCGGGGCGCCGCACCAGGAGCGGTCCGTCGACGTGTCGACCTTGGACGGCGGGCTACGGCTGATCGAGCGGCGTCGTCCGGTCGGCGTGATCGGGGCCAACTACGAGGCGCGGCCGAACGTGACCGTCGACGTGGCTTCGCAGCTCGTGAAGTCGCGCAACGGTGGCGTCCTGCGTACTGGATCGGCTGCGCTCGGGTCCGCGCAACGGCTGCGGGACACGGTGATCGCGCCGGCGCTCGAGGACGCCGGGATCGACCCGGACGTGGTGCAGCTCGTGCCGCGAGTCGAGCGGGAGGCCGCGTCGGCGTTGGTGCGGTTGCCGGAGCTGGTGCCGTTGGTGATTCTGCGTGGCAGTGGCGACAGCACTCGCGCGCTCGCCACCGAGGCCGCTGTGCACGGGGTGCGGACGTTGGCGCACGCGGACGGCGGCGGCGTGCTGTACGTGGACGCCGCCGCCGACGCCGGCAAGGCGCGCGATCTCGTGTACTCGAGCCTCGACCGGCTCGGCGTGTGCAACCGGCTGAACCTGCTGCTGATTCACGAGGGGGTGCACGGCGCCGTGTGGCCCTCGATCGAGTCGGCGCTGGCCGAGCGGGGGGTCACGCCTTCTCTCGCGCCCCACGAGCATCCGATCGGCTACGAGTGGGCGCTTGATGCGGAGCAAGAGGCGACCGTCACGGTGGAAAAGGTGGGCGGCCTGGCCGACGCGGTCGAGATCGCGAACGAGCGCACCTCGGGCCTGGCCGCGGGAATCGCCACCGAGGACCCGGCCGCGGCCGAAGCCTTCTTCGACGGCTACACCGGCACCGGTGTGTTCTGGAACGCGCCGACCCGGCTGCTCGACGGCTTCACACTGCTCGCTGTCCCCGAAACGGGGATCAACCTGGACCGCGTCCCGGGACCGCGTGGGCCGGTGACGTACACCGATCTCTACGTGCGCCAATACGCTGTGCTACCGGCATGA
- a CDS encoding M20 family metallopeptidase, which yields MTHTEPIPPDDSHLRALLEATAEAVASAEPLGSEHAGAAADVRATVEREVRARADELVALSQDLHAHPEVGFAEHRSVRALAELLRAHGHEVTVGLGGLDTALQAGTADRGGPHIAVLSEYDALPGLGHGCGHNVICTAGAGGFLGAAVVSEQLGGRVSLVGTPAEEGGGGKETLARAGVFDDVDAVIMLHPFSHDIALHPFLGRRQLEMVFHGVGAHASAQPFMGRNALDAAVAAYQGVSALRQQLPSTDRVHGVFTDGGARPNVIPARAAVLFYLRSADPETLRDLARRMTSIAHGAAEMTGCGVELHWDSQPAYLPIRFNTTLAGRWSVNQEGTGRTPLPPGIVPEFLTGSTDLGNLSYRMPSLHPMIAVAESTVALHTKEFAEAAGSPAGDKAVVDGALGLALTAADYLADPDLRQAVHDEFEASGGAWDVPRFFD from the coding sequence ATGACCCACACCGAGCCCATCCCGCCCGACGACAGCCACCTGCGTGCCCTGCTCGAGGCCACCGCCGAAGCCGTGGCCTCGGCCGAACCGCTCGGCTCCGAGCATGCTGGAGCCGCCGCGGATGTCCGGGCCACCGTCGAACGGGAAGTCCGGGCGCGAGCGGACGAACTGGTGGCGCTGAGCCAGGATCTGCACGCACATCCGGAAGTGGGGTTCGCCGAGCACCGATCGGTGCGAGCGCTTGCCGAGTTGCTGCGTGCGCACGGCCACGAGGTGACGGTGGGACTGGGGGGTTTGGACACGGCGTTGCAGGCCGGCACCGCCGACCGCGGCGGGCCGCACATCGCGGTCCTGTCCGAGTACGACGCGCTGCCCGGGCTCGGGCACGGTTGCGGGCACAACGTCATCTGCACTGCCGGCGCCGGCGGGTTCCTGGGCGCGGCAGTGGTCTCAGAGCAGCTCGGCGGGCGCGTCTCGCTCGTGGGCACGCCCGCGGAGGAAGGCGGCGGCGGCAAGGAAACCCTCGCCCGGGCGGGCGTGTTCGACGACGTGGACGCGGTGATCATGCTGCATCCGTTCAGCCACGACATCGCGCTGCACCCGTTCCTCGGAAGGCGCCAGCTCGAAATGGTGTTCCACGGGGTCGGCGCGCACGCGTCCGCGCAACCGTTCATGGGCCGCAACGCGCTCGACGCGGCGGTGGCCGCCTATCAGGGAGTCTCGGCCCTACGTCAGCAGCTACCGTCGACCGACCGGGTGCACGGCGTCTTCACCGATGGCGGCGCGCGGCCCAACGTCATCCCGGCCCGGGCGGCGGTGTTGTTCTACCTGCGCTCGGCCGACCCGGAAACGCTACGCGACCTGGCGCGCCGGATGACCTCGATCGCCCACGGCGCGGCCGAGATGACCGGATGCGGGGTCGAGCTGCACTGGGACAGCCAGCCGGCGTACCTGCCGATCCGGTTCAACACCACGCTGGCCGGCCGGTGGTCGGTCAACCAAGAGGGCACCGGCCGCACCCCGCTTCCGCCGGGCATCGTCCCGGAATTCCTGACCGGGTCGACGGATCTGGGCAACCTGTCCTACCGGATGCCTTCGCTGCACCCGATGATCGCCGTCGCGGAATCGACGGTTGCTTTGCACACCAAGGAGTTCGCCGAGGCAGCCGGGTCCCCTGCCGGAGACAAGGCGGTGGTCGACGGTGCGCTGGGGCTGGCGCTGACGGCCGCGGACTACCTGGCCGACCCGGATCTACGGCAGGCAGTGCACGACGAGTTCGAAGCCTCGGGAGGTGCATGGGACGTACCCAGGTTCTTCGACTGA
- a CDS encoding dihydrofolate reductase family protein — protein MGAVGDDSHGGAVGVGAEAGDARRDAMAVTDSPPGGDSGDRGTGAGDGAREDGVDGSADTNGNGDSDGVGASGGTDHRGGTDVSSGTHYSAGADASQGTDYNDGTGASGDGGDSGGVDASGYGEGTGVIGGADHSGGTDYSGGTDASGGTDYNGGTGASGDSERVGASGGTDRSGGTDGTDGTDGAGGSGGTDGTDGAGGNGGAGGVVGGVQAGGRSGIAGRGGPRLEWVLDDLAARGVRTLLVEGGAAVHTQFLVAGLADELRLAVAPVVVGDSRAPRFLSDGAFPRPLELAEARRLGDVAVLRYRAAAEPSSQDVRWLRQAIELADRCPPSSTFRVGAVVGLPDGTVLATGHSGEGDPRNHAEEAALAKLSPDDPRLAEATIYSSLEPCSARASHPKSCTQLILETPIPRVVTAWREPVLFVDAEGVEQLTAAGRQVLEIPALAADVRRANTHLRGVRP, from the coding sequence GTGGGCGCGGTCGGTGATGATTCGCATGGCGGTGCGGTTGGTGTGGGAGCCGAGGCCGGAGATGCGCGGCGCGACGCCATGGCCGTCACCGATTCGCCGCCGGGCGGCGACAGTGGTGACCGCGGTACCGGTGCTGGCGATGGCGCCCGCGAGGACGGTGTCGACGGAAGTGCCGACACCAACGGCAATGGCGACAGCGACGGCGTGGGCGCCAGCGGAGGCACGGACCACCGCGGGGGCACGGACGTCAGTAGCGGCACGCATTACAGCGCTGGCGCGGACGCCAGCCAGGGCACGGACTACAACGACGGCACGGGCGCCAGTGGCGACGGCGGCGACAGCGGCGGCGTGGACGCCAGTGGCTATGGCGAAGGCACGGGCGTCATTGGCGGCGCGGACCACAGCGGCGGCACGGATTACAGCGGCGGCACGGACGCCAGCGGAGGCACGGACTACAACGGCGGCACAGGCGCCAGTGGCGACAGCGAACGCGTGGGCGCCAGCGGCGGCACAGACCGCAGCGGCGGCACAGACGGCACAGACGGCACAGACGGTGCCGGCGGCAGCGGCGGCACAGACGGCACAGACGGTGCCGGCGGCAACGGCGGTGCCGGCGGAGTTGTGGGTGGTGTGCAGGCGGGTGGGCGGAGCGGCATTGCGGGCCGTGGGGGGCCGCGGTTGGAGTGGGTTCTCGATGATCTCGCCGCGCGAGGAGTGCGGACGTTGCTGGTCGAGGGCGGTGCGGCTGTGCACACTCAGTTCCTCGTTGCCGGTCTCGCCGATGAGTTGCGGTTGGCCGTCGCTCCGGTCGTGGTCGGCGATTCGCGGGCGCCGCGGTTTCTGAGCGACGGCGCGTTTCCGCGGCCGCTCGAGCTCGCTGAGGCGCGGCGGCTCGGCGACGTCGCGGTGCTGCGCTACCGGGCCGCCGCCGAACCGTCCTCGCAGGACGTGCGGTGGTTGCGGCAGGCGATCGAGCTCGCGGACCGGTGCCCGCCAAGTTCGACGTTCCGGGTCGGGGCGGTCGTCGGGTTGCCGGACGGGACCGTGCTCGCCACCGGACATTCGGGCGAAGGCGACCCGCGTAATCACGCTGAGGAGGCTGCGCTCGCGAAGCTCTCCCCGGACGATCCACGGCTGGCCGAGGCGACCATCTACAGTTCGCTCGAACCGTGCAGCGCCCGTGCGTCGCATCCGAAGAGCTGCACCCAGCTGATCCTGGAGACGCCGATTCCGCGGGTGGTCACGGCGTGGCGTGAGCCGGTGCTGTTCGTCGACGCCGAAGGCGTGGAGCAGCTCACCGCGGCCGGGCGGCAGGTCCTCGAGATCCCGGCGCTGGCCGCCGATGTACGGCGTGCCAATACGCATTTGCGGGGTGTCCGTCCCTGA
- a CDS encoding M50 family metallopeptidase encodes MTPALAVSSVLGVRPAAGDFSGAAAATDTGAVGAALEQANTPSVITLVAGGVALLIVLVGGTPWRFARNVVTIVHEAGHALAAVMVGRRLRSIRLHSDTSGVTVSRGKPEGPGMAFTAMAGYIAPSVLGLLFASLVGADQVTAVLVLIALLLLGVLVMVRNAYGVFSVVASAVVLGLVALVAPEVVQAPFVYLLTWFLLFGGVRPVVELQVKRRIGQARDSDADQLGRLTGVPAVLWVLVFGVLTVSCVIAGGLWLLQPLAA; translated from the coding sequence ATGACGCCTGCGCTCGCTGTTTCGTCGGTCCTCGGTGTCCGTCCAGCTGCCGGAGATTTCTCCGGTGCCGCTGCGGCGACGGACACCGGAGCGGTCGGCGCGGCGCTGGAGCAGGCGAACACACCGAGCGTGATCACCCTGGTCGCCGGTGGCGTCGCGTTACTGATCGTGCTGGTCGGCGGGACGCCGTGGCGGTTCGCGCGCAACGTCGTCACGATCGTCCACGAGGCCGGCCACGCCCTCGCCGCGGTCATGGTCGGGCGGCGGCTGCGGTCGATCCGGCTGCACTCGGACACGTCCGGCGTCACGGTGTCCCGGGGCAAGCCGGAGGGGCCTGGCATGGCGTTCACCGCGATGGCCGGCTACATCGCGCCCTCGGTGCTGGGTCTGCTGTTCGCGAGCCTGGTCGGCGCCGACCAGGTCACGGCCGTGCTGGTGCTGATCGCGTTGTTGCTGCTGGGTGTGCTGGTCATGGTGCGCAACGCATACGGCGTGTTCTCGGTGGTCGCGAGCGCGGTCGTGCTGGGGCTCGTGGCACTGGTGGCGCCGGAGGTGGTCCAGGCACCGTTCGTGTACCTGCTGACCTGGTTCCTGCTGTTCGGCGGGGTCCGGCCGGTGGTGGAGCTGCAGGTCAAACGGCGGATCGGTCAGGCCCGCGACTCCGACGCCGACCAGCTGGGCCGGCTCACCGGCGTGCCGGCGGTGCTGTGGGTACTGGTGTTCGGCGTGCTCACGGTCAGCTGCGTCATCGCGGGCGGATTGTGGTTGCTGCAGCCACTCGCCGCCTGA
- a CDS encoding DNA-3-methyladenine glycosylase family protein, protein MTAPILNPIDLPAGEIAVRGAFDLAAAARRLVQHGSAGPGAVRLAFPVEGPWVHAGALIRQSCPGMVEVEVIAPVEVAARVVGQVRRMFSLDVDAASFLEVATRDPIARRLMARHPGVRPVLFSSPYEAACWAVLTQGRPVAQAERCRQRLVGRYGRVIEHEGVRLASFPVPQALAGLTEEPGLGRFRLARLRAVARAAVEGRLEAEELRALPIAEALARLRAIPGIGAFSAEQILQNGAGHPDLFPRLDTRLHRFLHEQYSLPPDSPVQNLEELAGEWRPYRSWVAHLWRVDQEASVEGARW, encoded by the coding sequence ATGACCGCCCCGATCCTGAACCCGATCGACCTGCCCGCCGGTGAGATCGCCGTGCGTGGCGCCTTCGACCTCGCCGCTGCGGCCCGCCGGCTCGTGCAGCACGGATCCGCCGGGCCGGGTGCCGTGCGCCTGGCATTTCCTGTGGAAGGGCCCTGGGTCCATGCCGGCGCGCTGATCCGGCAGAGCTGCCCCGGCATGGTGGAGGTCGAGGTGATCGCTCCAGTGGAGGTGGCCGCGCGAGTGGTCGGGCAGGTGCGCCGGATGTTCTCGCTCGACGTCGATGCGGCGAGCTTCCTGGAAGTGGCTACGCGGGATCCGATCGCGCGAAGGCTGATGGCTCGGCACCCGGGGGTGCGCCCGGTGTTGTTCTCGTCGCCCTACGAGGCAGCCTGCTGGGCGGTGCTCACCCAAGGAAGGCCGGTCGCGCAGGCCGAGCGCTGCCGGCAACGGCTGGTCGGGCGATATGGCCGGGTCATCGAGCACGAGGGCGTCCGGCTGGCGTCCTTCCCGGTGCCTCAGGCGCTGGCCGGATTGACCGAGGAGCCCGGGCTGGGACGGTTCCGTCTCGCGCGGTTGCGTGCGGTGGCGAGGGCAGCGGTCGAGGGCAGACTCGAGGCGGAGGAGCTGCGTGCGTTGCCCATCGCCGAGGCGTTGGCGCGCTTGCGCGCGATCCCGGGAATCGGCGCGTTCTCCGCGGAACAGATCCTCCAGAACGGCGCGGGACATCCCGATCTGTTCCCCCGCCTGGACACCCGGCTCCATCGTTTCCTGCACGAGCAGTACTCGCTGCCGCCCGACAGTCCGGTCCAAAACCTCGAAGAGCTGGCCGGCGAGTGGCGCCCGTACCGGTCGTGGGTCGCGCACCTCTGGCGGGTAGATCAGGAGGCGTCTGTGGAGGGAGCGCGATGGTGA
- a CDS encoding class I SAM-dependent methyltransferase, giving the protein MPPHPSAQQRLTALVREPAPSASGFVDVLGEAPQAGPPTGLTQRLMSTTLLPQVYEHYWRPLLGRVLKGVTGPSMDGEVRLATELLDLRPGEVVLDVACGTGRFTRTFGTAVGPDGLAIGLDGARAMLDRALAESNPPAVAYLRADAVEPPLEPSTVDAVCCFAALHMFAEPERALDSFARLLRPGGRIVLLTSARRDWQPARLADTAGGILSGQRMFDRGEIAASLRARGFGQVRARYFGVAQLVSGRVDALE; this is encoded by the coding sequence GTGCCCCCGCACCCGAGCGCCCAGCAGCGGCTCACCGCCCTGGTGCGCGAACCGGCCCCCTCCGCCAGCGGATTCGTCGACGTCCTGGGCGAAGCGCCGCAAGCAGGACCACCGACCGGGCTCACACAACGGCTGATGAGCACCACCCTGCTACCTCAGGTCTACGAGCACTACTGGCGGCCGCTGCTCGGCCGCGTGCTGAAAGGCGTAACCGGCCCCAGCATGGACGGCGAAGTGCGACTCGCGACCGAACTGCTCGACCTTCGGCCCGGCGAAGTCGTCCTCGATGTCGCCTGTGGCACCGGCAGGTTCACCCGCACCTTCGGCACCGCCGTGGGCCCGGACGGACTCGCCATCGGCCTCGACGGAGCGCGTGCCATGCTCGACCGCGCCCTCGCGGAATCCAATCCACCTGCCGTCGCCTACCTTCGCGCCGATGCCGTCGAACCGCCGCTCGAGCCGTCCACTGTGGACGCAGTGTGCTGCTTCGCTGCATTGCACATGTTCGCCGAACCCGAGCGCGCCCTCGACTCCTTCGCCCGGCTCCTTCGCCCCGGCGGGCGAATCGTGTTGCTGACGAGTGCCCGGCGCGACTGGCAACCGGCCAGGCTGGCAGACACCGCAGGCGGAATCCTCAGCGGGCAGCGGATGTTCGACCGCGGCGAAATCGCGGCGAGCTTGCGGGCCCGTGGCTTCGGCCAGGTGCGGGCGCGGTACTTCGGGGTGGCCCAGCTCGTGTCCGGACGGGTCGACGCCCTCGAGTGA
- a CDS encoding chitinase has product MFGTAGALAATADAQPETAALGSNWYASAPYLMPQSNNPPDPVTVMNATGQKAFQLAFILAPDDSGCSPTWDGTTALSDDAAVAGAISKIRSNGGDVSVSVGGYGGTKLGQTCGTADATAAAYQQVVTKYQLKAIDFDLEEPEYESSAAIANELGAAKKLQADNPGLFVSVTMPGTSAGTGWFGTQLLDQAKSIGFSPANFSIMPFDGGFNGASSQVSALEAFHGLLESHLGWDSATAYAHEGFSGMNGKSDSAEIFTVSDFQTVYDYATSHKLGRFTFWSVNRDRPCVGTTDNGVCSNVAQNDWDFTKFTTKFAGATPPQADPPTSDPTNPPATCSASEWQKSQAYSGGTIVSHNGHRWTAKWWTQGEEPGTTGVWTDNGSC; this is encoded by the coding sequence GTGTTCGGAACGGCCGGTGCGCTGGCCGCCACTGCGGACGCGCAGCCGGAAACGGCCGCGCTCGGCAGTAACTGGTATGCCTCGGCGCCATACCTGATGCCACAGAGCAACAATCCGCCCGACCCGGTGACCGTGATGAACGCGACCGGGCAGAAAGCGTTCCAGCTCGCCTTCATCCTCGCGCCCGACGACAGCGGCTGCTCGCCGACCTGGGACGGCACCACCGCACTATCGGACGACGCGGCGGTCGCGGGCGCCATCAGCAAGATCCGCTCGAACGGCGGGGACGTGTCGGTCTCGGTCGGCGGCTACGGCGGTACGAAGCTCGGTCAGACCTGCGGCACCGCCGATGCCACCGCCGCGGCGTACCAGCAGGTCGTCACGAAATATCAGCTCAAGGCCATCGATTTCGACCTGGAAGAACCGGAGTACGAAAGCTCCGCGGCGATCGCCAATGAATTGGGTGCGGCGAAAAAACTGCAGGCGGACAATCCGGGCCTGTTCGTGTCGGTGACCATGCCGGGCACTTCGGCCGGCACGGGATGGTTCGGCACTCAGCTGCTGGATCAGGCGAAATCGATCGGCTTCAGTCCGGCGAACTTCTCGATCATGCCGTTCGACGGAGGGTTCAACGGCGCCTCTTCCCAAGTGTCGGCCTTGGAAGCGTTCCACGGCCTGCTCGAAAGCCACCTCGGCTGGGACAGCGCCACCGCGTACGCGCACGAAGGTTTTTCCGGGATGAACGGCAAATCAGATTCCGCGGAGATCTTCACCGTTTCGGATTTCCAGACCGTGTATGACTACGCGACGAGCCACAAGCTCGGCCGGTTCACTTTCTGGTCGGTGAACCGGGACCGTCCGTGCGTGGGCACGACAGACAACGGCGTGTGCTCGAATGTGGCGCAGAACGACTGGGACTTCACGAAGTTCACCACGAAGTTCGCCGGGGCCACGCCGCCTCAGGCGGACCCGCCCACGAGCGACCCGACGAATCCCCCGGCCACCTGCAGTGCATCGGAATGGCAGAAGTCGCAGGCCTACTCGGGCGGCACCATCGTTTCCCACAACGGACACCGATGGACTGCCAAGTGGTGGACCCAGGGCGAAGAACCCGGCACCACCGGTGTGTGGACCGACAACGGCTCCTGCTGA